From Pan paniscus chromosome 9, NHGRI_mPanPan1-v2.0_pri, whole genome shotgun sequence, the proteins below share one genomic window:
- the RTN4RL2 gene encoding reticulon-4 receptor-like 2 yields MLPGLRRLLQAPASACLLLMLLALPLAAPSCPMLCTCYSSPPTVSCQANNFSSVPLSLPPSTQRLFLQNNLIRTLRPGTFGSNLLTLWLFSNNLSTIYPGTFRHLQALEELDLGDNRHLRSLEPDTFQGLERLQSLHLYRCQLSSLPGNIFRGLVSLQYLYLQENSLLHLQDDLFADLANLSHLFLHGNRLRLLTEHVFRGLGSLDRLLLHGNRLQGVHRAAFRGLSRLTILYLFNNSLASLPGEALADLPSLEFLRLNANPWACDCRARPLWAWFQRARVSSSDVTCATPPERQGRDLRALREADFQACPPAAPTRPGSRARGNSSSNHLYGVAEAGAPPADPSTLYRDLPAEDSRGRQGGDAPTEDDYWGGYGGEDQRGEQTCPGAACQAPPDSRGPALSAGLPSPLLCLLLLVPHHL; encoded by the exons ATGCTGCCCGGGCTCAGGCGCCTGCTGCAAG ctcccgcctcggcctgcctCCTGCTGATgctcctggccctgcccctggcGGCCCCCAGCTGCCCCATGCTCTGCACCTGCTACTCATCCCCGCCCACCGTGAGCTGCCAGGCCAACAACTTCTCCTCTGTGCCGCTGTCCCTGCCACCCAGCACTCAGCGACTCTTCCTGCAGAACAACCTCATCCGCACGCTGCGGCCAGGCACCTTTGGGTCCAACCTGCTCACCCTGTGGCTCTTCTCCAACAACCTCTCCACCATCTACCCGGGCACTTTCCGCCACTTGCAAGCCCTGGAGGAGCTGGACCTCGGTGACAACCGGCACCTGCGCTCGCTGGAGCCCGACACCTTCCAGGGCCTGGAGCGGCTGCAGTCGCTGCATTTGTACCGCTGCCAGCTCAGCAGCCTGCCCGGCAACATCTTCCGAGGCCTGGTCAGCCTGCAGTACCTCTACCTCCAGGAGAACAGCCTGCTCCACCTACAG GATGACCTGTTCGCGGACCTGGCCAACCTGAGCCACCTCTTCCTCCACGGGAACCGCCTGCGGCTGCTCACAGAGCACGTGTTTCGCGGCCTGGGCAGCCTGGACCGGCTGCTGCTGCACGGGAACCGGCTGCAGGGCGTGCACCGCGCGGCCTTCCGCGGCCTCAGCCGCCTCACCATCCTCTACCTGTTCAACAACAGCCTGGCCTCGCTGCCCGGCGAGGCGCTCGCCGACCTGCCCTCGCTCGAGTTCCTGCGGCTCAACGCTAACCCCTGGGCGTGCGACTGCCGCGCGCGGCCGCTCTGGGCCTGGTTCCAGCGCGCGCGCGTGTCCAGCTCCGACGTGACCTGCGCCACCCCCCCGGAGCGCCAGGGCCGAGACCTGCGCGCGCTCCGCGAGGCCGACTTCCAGGCGTGTCCGCCCGCGGCACCCACGCGGCCGGGCAGCCGCGCCCGCGGCAACAGCTCCTCCAACCACCTGTACGGGGTGGCCGAGGCCGGGGCGCCCCCAGCCGATCCCTCCACCCTCTACCGAGATCTGCCTGCCGAAGACTCGCGGGGGCGCCAGGGCGGGGACGCGCCTACTGAGGACGACTACTGGGGGGGCTACGGGGGTGAGGACCAGCGAGGGGAGCAGACGTGCCCCGGCGCTGCCTGCCAGGCGCCCCCGGACTCCCGAGGCCCTGCGCTCTCGGCCGGGCTCCCCAGCCCTCTGCTTTGCCTCCTGCTCCTGGTGCCCCACCACCTCTGA